A single window of Chloracidobacterium sp. DNA harbors:
- a CDS encoding bifunctional riboflavin kinase/FAD synthetase, with protein sequence MKIFHGTENANIARPTVLTLGVFDGLHLGHQRIMRKVVERARAINAVPTAITFDPHPRAVLHPESAPPLLQTLDQRLATLDMLGIRQAILIPFTREFAGQPAEDFLSDIIHDRLQAREVYLGKGFAFGKNRGGNIDLLRKMSRDLGFVAEEVEEVQLRGQRISSSRIRELLDDGRVNLVRRMLGRPYGVEGLVVHGNHRGRTIGFPTANLKPHNRVIPRYGVYATATLLGGEWRRSITNIGIRPTFESDYEPSIETHIFDFDGDLYGDVLRVRFLRRIRDEKKFGGVDELKAQIEIDSQSARNYFDHEGVRNMLVDLRR encoded by the coding sequence ATGAAGATCTTTCACGGAACCGAAAACGCAAATATTGCCCGGCCGACCGTCTTGACACTCGGTGTTTTTGACGGGCTACACCTCGGGCATCAGCGAATAATGCGCAAGGTGGTCGAACGCGCTCGGGCGATCAATGCGGTACCTACGGCGATCACTTTTGATCCGCATCCACGGGCGGTACTCCATCCGGAATCAGCCCCGCCGCTGCTGCAGACGCTCGATCAGCGGCTGGCAACGCTTGATATGCTTGGGATCAGACAGGCGATCCTTATCCCCTTTACCCGTGAGTTTGCAGGCCAACCGGCCGAAGATTTCCTCTCAGACATCATTCACGATCGCCTGCAGGCTCGCGAGGTTTATTTAGGCAAAGGCTTTGCTTTCGGCAAGAATCGCGGCGGCAATATCGACCTTTTGCGTAAGATGAGCCGCGATCTTGGGTTTGTTGCCGAAGAGGTCGAGGAGGTGCAACTCCGCGGTCAGCGTATCAGCTCATCGCGGATCCGTGAGCTCCTCGACGATGGTCGCGTCAATCTTGTCCGCCGAATGCTCGGGCGGCCATACGGCGTCGAGGGCCTCGTCGTTCACGGCAATCACCGCGGGCGTACGATCGGTTTTCCGACGGCCAATTTGAAGCCGCATAATCGAGTGATCCCACGATATGGCGTTTACGCGACTGCCACCCTGCTCGGCGGCGAGTGGCGACGCAGCATCACTAATATCGGCATCCGGCCCACGTTTGAATCCGATTACGAACCATCGATCGAAACACATATATTCGACTTTGACGGAGATCTCTACGGAGATGTCCTGCGGGTGCGGTTCCTAAGGCGCATCAGGGACGAGAAGAAGTTCGGCGGCGTTGACGAACTCAAGGCTCAGATCGAGATCGATTCACAGAGCGCGAGGAACTATTTTGACCACGAGGGCGTAAGGAATATGCTCGTGGACCTGAGGAGATAA
- a CDS encoding AarF/ABC1/UbiB kinase family protein: MSNLGFEATTLVKERSVRANGNGGQHFVSTDDLAIAKLVTNKQLIAEEKFLQKKEAEVESVYHGWRGYWRLFQISRVIVMLAAYLYLDQFDMHRQGQLRHKKHRMQTAMRLTRMAVYGEKLYSVRLWFAQRSTALARRFVLGSNSNREHNQERQAIWLKEKLIELGPTFIKIGQSMGTRADLLPLPFVKELGTLVDSVPPFPNEIAFARIEHELGCKINEMYAEFELEPVAAASLGQVYRARLHTGEEVAVKVQRPNLDATIKGDLVILQKVAKFAERFPKLNENADWAGMLREFDVTVHEEMDYMAEGQNAERFRINFKNWNDVHVPTIYWNATTSKVMTMEFIHGAKVTDVDELKRRDVSPEKVNRLLIKTYLKQLLEDGFFHADPHPGNLLVMPDGRVAFFDFGMVGRITPDLQSKMIDAFFHVVSKDAAGIADDLIALDFLKPGTNPIVVKPVVEKMFEFHLNRKLKDVNFKELTYDLADVMYDYPFRLPSNFTYIMRALMTLEGIGIITDPEFNFFETAKPYAKEFMLRREGNDFRKAFVDKIMGRDEGGKIDWDRTWKLAKMAFKSVLNTGI; the protein is encoded by the coding sequence ATGAGTAATTTAGGCTTTGAGGCCACTACATTGGTAAAAGAGCGTTCGGTCCGTGCCAATGGCAACGGCGGTCAGCATTTTGTTTCCACCGACGATCTGGCGATCGCTAAGCTTGTGACTAATAAGCAGCTCATCGCCGAAGAGAAGTTTCTACAGAAAAAAGAAGCTGAGGTTGAGAGTGTCTATCACGGCTGGCGCGGTTATTGGCGTTTGTTTCAGATCTCGCGCGTCATCGTGATGCTCGCGGCGTATCTGTACCTCGATCAGTTCGATATGCACCGCCAGGGGCAACTGAGGCACAAAAAGCACCGTATGCAGACCGCTATGCGTCTGACACGTATGGCCGTTTATGGCGAAAAGCTCTATTCCGTAAGGCTCTGGTTCGCCCAACGGTCAACCGCCCTGGCGAGACGCTTCGTGCTCGGTAGCAACTCAAATCGCGAACACAATCAAGAAAGGCAGGCGATCTGGCTTAAGGAAAAGCTGATCGAACTCGGGCCGACATTTATCAAGATCGGCCAGTCGATGGGTACGCGCGCAGACCTTTTGCCGTTGCCGTTCGTCAAGGAACTCGGCACGCTGGTCGACAGTGTTCCGCCCTTTCCTAACGAGATCGCATTTGCCCGCATCGAGCACGAACTCGGATGCAAGATCAACGAGATGTACGCCGAATTTGAGCTTGAGCCAGTGGCTGCGGCATCGCTAGGGCAGGTTTATCGTGCACGCCTGCACACCGGCGAAGAGGTCGCTGTCAAGGTTCAGCGTCCTAATCTCGATGCGACCATCAAGGGCGACCTTGTAATTCTGCAAAAGGTGGCAAAGTTCGCCGAGCGATTTCCAAAGCTCAACGAGAATGCCGACTGGGCCGGAATGTTGCGAGAGTTTGACGTAACCGTCCACGAGGAAATGGACTATATGGCGGAGGGGCAAAATGCCGAACGCTTTAGAATAAATTTTAAGAACTGGAACGACGTCCACGTCCCGACGATCTATTGGAACGCGACTACATCTAAAGTGATGACAATGGAGTTCATCCACGGTGCCAAAGTCACTGATGTGGACGAACTCAAGCGGAGAGACGTATCGCCGGAAAAGGTAAATCGGCTTTTGATCAAGACGTATCTCAAGCAGTTACTCGAGGACGGATTTTTTCACGCTGATCCGCATCCGGGCAATCTGTTAGTGATGCCGGACGGACGCGTCGCTTTTTTTGATTTTGGAATGGTGGGACGCATTACGCCGGACCTGCAGTCCAAAATGATCGACGCATTTTTTCACGTCGTCAGCAAAGATGCGGCGGGTATCGCGGACGATCTGATCGCACTTGATTTTCTCAAGCCCGGGACCAATCCGATCGTGGTCAAACCGGTCGTCGAAAAGATGTTTGAGTTTCACCTCAACCGCAAGCTAAAGGACGTCAACTTTAAGGAATTGACCTACGACCTTGCTGACGTGATGTACGACTATCCATTTCGTCTGCCGTCAAATTTCACGTATATTATGCGTGCACTGATGACGCTCGAGGGCATCGGCATCATTACCGATCCGGAATTTAATTTCTTTGAGACTGCCAAGCCGTACGCCAAGGAGTTTATGCTCCGGCGTGAGGGCAATGATTTTCGAAAGGCATTCGTCGACAAAATAATGGGCCGCGACGAGGGCGGAAAGATCGACTGGGATCGCACTTGGAAACTTGCGAAAATGGCCTTTAAGTCCGTATTGAACACAGGAATCTAA